In one Dermatophagoides farinae isolate YC_2012a chromosome 4, ASM2471394v1, whole genome shotgun sequence genomic region, the following are encoded:
- the LOC124490786 gene encoding LOW QUALITY PROTEIN: triple functional domain protein (The sequence of the model RefSeq protein was modified relative to this genomic sequence to represent the inferred CDS: deleted 2 bases in 2 codons) — translation MDNWNLDCPIDSNDSYECRNILECFRKQTIKAYDIKSLLEERYAILSGGRDIRGGPIIFFPSRQPSSEKFNIENLKIILNYFASIPSDESKALEFCVIIDMRGSTWSTVKPILKVLDENFPVKIHTTYIIKPDNFWQKQRTSLGTTKYKFETVLISVESLAKYIQLNQLTNDVENGSYPYDHINWIQSRIVIEQFMERIAKVYCIMLGMKEELKKITFSNDSQVINSIIEEHKMMKKKISEIPVDDVDLEVQQLLAKLSYFMHDTNMIHLKQSYSRELIINKFFNPDIETAIARIFQIVNEIHHCRQNLLRLWNQKRVKYEQHLQLLLYESDANKMLEWLRNNKEIFMRSFIIIGTTLADIKELQEKHGEFANASVNVYVNITKLQHVASNMIENGHTSVQLIQQITGQLDRSWKEFASILDQRNLLLSIALAFYNNVEEYTQQLQNFSTFCDNHQNLLQQSSSSSTTTTTTTTNISPSSPAYHQQQQKVNELESLVKKMQSFYEKIVYLYNECHSSSKKLITQLEHLYKKYSGDIASHHHHHHHHHHLPHQDSNTFLHQFYRDYNDSMTNIMSLLQTLVMNQQNIDSKWHYLKIKLHQRLALALFQDDVRQVLDWINVHGNGFLNKNPGIGKNYAKAKILQKSHIHFETVAQNTYTNAEKLLAAADELARTGECNADEISDVARQLQSHISTFAKRVENRRTILNLAVAFYTLEKDINNYVSELRNQVNGTPLDMPENKDLIEKIINNYLMQRKSVHTLITNAIGKGQLLLNELKNYSTFHQENYDYSEESFHSLSSSITTIQTSCDKLKCLVQEFEDLWNSQQYKHEICLKIRLFETDSINITSQVDVWIENIQSAIYMDESKQQQQQQQSQQMQQLTLADLQQYESKLAATNEKFTQLQSIIFESVHYGKELDQLLESCPFRLIVNKGGNNNEQTGHDLVKKITTFLNEKIIDLEDIYEVRRKQLEQMIQFGHFQLNAEQISIWIRNGDSMLKSSFYIPTSLKTAENLRSDHEQFQDAIEKTHCRAIYLHQKADSLIQCGHYNCSAIEQISNELSKRWQNLMTHAEDRHKLVLASINFFKTIEQVCSVVSSLQNEYKHDEDFCGASRLTVITPETIRNLDNNDEYALSCQISKHHEQKEAFLKACTHARRNAENFLKYIQRCIQYYSANYPNQTYTNAENRIKTIMDDLLTQENRVLEYWAEKKKRLDHCKQYILVEHSSKQALKWINENGLTFIQTKQSYLDDQNQQQSFDREKLESLCIEFNNFNHYLGECREKVSLLSQLSQNLIQKRHTHEVAIKKWVQFVEQSYKDFYKQLDLFKQRLNEKQTLFNIESAAASASASSATAATMIIKDPSPSISANQQSSTPTTNLVKDIISSASSSTSGGNVRRSIRKKDYIMEELLRTERTYVEDLKLCIDTYLREFRLAGDNHLPPFLQGKERLLFGNIEQIHDFHKRVFLRELEKYEQIPEDVGHCFVTWSSSFDIYVEYCKNKPDSNLLLVQYQGSFFDEIKQRYSILHPIDAYLIKPVQRITKYQLLLKDLLSCSDPGQEGEIKDGLDVMLNVPKKANDAMHFSMLEGYDVTMDQLGEVLLQDVMTVFDSKSLFKKGRERRLFLFEKLLIFSKEIRDSSGKSKYLYKNKLMANEININETLDDSELKFSIWTGKLSSMSDYKITLKASTLETKQNWIRKLNQLKTDTFLYSTFFKSKSNQQKLLNSTSSSSINNNHNNRSSRDFNTDDDECLNVVSNSISTNGSNSDTHHHQKHQPLPSSSSSSTTMTDENTSLISTTSSGYKTDTSDKTIHDYAWIKEDFSEQKISSYDHQRQQWPFLSVRIGQKVEIIEQRIHSSPTTHLGDFCLVKTIQNELNDNHHQHQQLQEGLVPINILRFPLQKQQSLSSTSSSSINHQLQQPQQRPSIMSTMTTAQPTFESSSQSPTTTGEADSSTSVLFHDHQHQQRQQQMNHSTTTTVTMAESNSNTSGGGASGQNKKRGVLKWITNPVRKLSQGSNKQQQQPVDKSAINHHNNDNDNKPTTTMSTLSNTNNVTIITHSPTANNKQILPLSPNSSSSSSSLSSTMIPTNQNEILIDPTVSTTMIVVNTTIASNTNDDNNHVNNASPAIISDINVIGGGGGGGTGEEDCDLTEIEIPPPMAVIQEHNYQTIMSSSQAAQDSTVMTIDNEQPSLPATKQQQQQGSNIEQMMNRISLDDSQTQQQQQQQQEYSGRDDDDGDDVTNKTINEQNSNTLDEEKDRALEKRKFVLLELIDTERDYVQHLGMIVDGYIQMFRNTDNDTMIQIPDDLKGGKYKIVFGNLENIYEWHKDYFLPELDKCIEQPARLGKIFRKYERRLNMYVVYCQNKPLSEAVVSDHFDFFEDVRLKLGHKLHLSDLLIKPVQRIMKYQLLLKDVLRCTEKAGITGEEIDDLKKVVQIMIVVPKTANDMMMVSRLQNFDGKISAQGKLLQQGQLLVADVVIHYGTNLNLQTVKLKERQVFLFEQIIIFSEQVGQKTQFSNPNYLYKNHLQVNKMSLTEKSSSLDSKQFLLKSKDPQQDGLAFLCEGLTKEDSIEWVSNIRAILDTQQDFLRALQSPIAYQKELTKEISAPELCSLWNPSLRKTLSHPPAHIAANREKSKSSTSSSSTTTPTTTTTISTNGKSIKTSSSTLGPTQTSKSVRITSNTKIKHEKHQLPRIHNHHNGSSNIDKSIMNQNGDPTSSSSSSSSIIQKQPSPFKEKKRSIIDGFKKSFKSKRNDLLGGGCGGFDKLSSDHTTSSHSFDATAIAKKTSLTNEYLAKMNPSIRRWSEQTTTTTTTSSSSSSKSSKCTSSNAQNK, via the exons ATGGACAATTGGAATTTGGATTGTCcaatcgattcgaatgattcATATGAATGTCGCAACATATTGG AGTGTTTTCGTAAACAAACGATTAAAGCTTACGATATAAAATCATTGCTTGAAGAACGATATGCCATCCTGTCCG gaGGCCGAGATATACGAGGTGGAccaatcatattttttccatcacgTCAACCatcaagtgaaaaatttaatattgaaaatctGAAAATAATACTCAATTATTTTGCCTCGATACCAAG tgatgAATCAAAAGCATTAGAATTTTGTGTCATAATTGATATGCGTGGATCAACATGGTCAACCGTCAAACCTATCTTGAAAGTATTGGACGAAAACTTTCCCGTCAAAATTCATACGACATATATCATAAAACCGGATAATTTTTGGCAAAAACAACGAACATCATTGGGCACGActaaatataaatttgaaaCCGTGCTCATATCGGTCGAATCATTGGCCAAATACATTCAACTGAATCAGCTGACAAATGATGTCGAAAATGGTAGCTATCCATATGATCACATCAATTGGATACAATCACGCATTGTTATCGAACAATTCATGGAACGTATTGCAAAAGTCTATTGTATAATGCTCGGCATGAAggaagaattgaaaaagataACATTCTCCAATGACAGTCAAGTGATAAACAGTATTATTGAGGAacataaaatgatgaaaaagaaaatatcaGAAATACCTGTCGATGATGTCGATCTTGAAGTACAACAATTGTTAGCAAAATTGAGCTATTTCATGCACGATACAAATATGATCcatttgaaacaatcatATAGCCGGGAATTGATCATTAACAAATTCTTCAATCCAGATATTGAAACAGCGATTGCAAGAATATTTCAAATcgtaaatgaaattcatcattgtcgacAGAATCTTCTCAGACTTTGGAATCAAAAACGTGTTAAATATGAACAACACCTTCAgctattattatatgaatcGGATGCAAATAAAATGCTCGAATGGTTACGCAACAATAAGGAAATATTTATGCGtagtttcatcattatcggaaCAACATTGGCCGACATCAAAGAACTGCAGGAAAAACATGGCGAATTTGCTAATGCATCTGTCAATGTTTATGTGAATATCACCAAATTACAACATGTTGCCAGtaatatgattgaaaatggccATACATCCGTACAGCTTATACAACAGATTACTGGACAGCTAGATCGTTCATGGAAAGAATTTGCATCCATTCTGGATCAACGAAATCTGTTATTATCCATTGCATTAGCATtctataataatgttgaGGAATATACACAACAACTGCAGAATTTCTCCACATTTtgtgataatcatcaaaatcttcttcaacaatcatcatcatcatcgaccaCAACGACCACGACCACGACGAatatatcaccatcatcaccagcatatcatcagcaacaacaaaaagtcaACGAATTAGAAAGCCTAGTGAAAAAGATGCAATCATTTTATGAGAAAATTGTTTATCTTTATAATGAATGTCATTCAAGTAGTAAGAAATTAATTACACAATTAGAACATTTgtataaaaaatattcggGTGATATTgctagtcatcatcatcatcatcatcatcatcatcatcttcctCATCAAGATTCGAATACATTTTTACATCAATTCTACCGTGATTATAATGACAGTATGACAAATATCATGTCCTTGTTGCAAACATTAGTAATGAATCAACAGAATATTGATTCAAAGTGGCATTATCTAAAGATTAAACTACATCAACGTCTAGCATTGGCATTGTTTCAGGATGATGTACGCCAGGTACTCGATTGGATCAATGTTCATGGTAACGggtttttgaataaaaatcctggtattggaaaaaattatgcAAAAGCAAAAATTCTACAAAAAAGTCATATTCACTTTGAAACCGTTGCACAGAACACCTATACGAATGCTGAGAAACTTTTGGCAGCAGCTGATGAATTAGCCCGTACTGGTGAATGTAATGCCGATGAAATATCCGACGTAGCTCGGCAATTGCAATCACACATATCAACATTTGCTAAACGTGTGGAAAATCGTCGAACCATATTGAATTTGGCCGTCGCTTTCTATACGCTTGAAAAAGACATCAATAATTATGTATCCGAACTACGGAATCAGGTGAATGGAACACCATTGGATATGCCTGAAAATAAGGatttgatagaaaaaatcatcaataattacCTCATGCAACGTAAATCTGTCCATACACTAATTACGAATGCAATCGGAAAAGGACAGCTACTATTGaacgaattgaaaaattattcgacATTTCACCAGGAAAATTATGACTATTCAGAAGAATCATTTCactcattgtcatcatccaTTACAACCATACAAACATCGTGTGATAAACTTAAATGTCTTGTACAAGAATTCGAAGATCTTTGGAATAGCCAACAATATAAACACGAAATTTGCCTCAAAATTCGTCTATTTGAAAcagattcaatcaatattacTTCACAAGTTGATGTTTGGattgaaaacattcaaaGTGCAATCTACATGGATGaatccaaacaacaacaacaacaacaacaatctcaACAAATGCAACAATTGACTCTTGCTGATCTTCAACAATATGAATCTAAATTGGCAGccacaaatgaaaaatttacccAATTACAATCGATAATATTTGAATCGGTTCATTATGGAAAAGAATTGGACCAGCTTTTAGAATCCTGTCCATTTCGTTTGATTGTCAATAAAGgcggtaataataatgaacaaactGGACATGATCTAGTGAAAAAGATAACgacatttttaaatgaaaaaattatcgaccTTGAAGACATCTATGAAGTGCGTAGAAAACAATTGGAACAAATGATACAATTCGGTCATTTCCAATTGAATGCcgaacaaatt tcaatttggatACGTAATGGCGATTCAATGCTTAAAAGTTCATTCTATATACCTACTTCATTGAAAACTGCCGAAAATCTCCGTTCCGATCATGAACAATTTCAGGATGCAATCGAAAAGACACATTGTCGTGCCATCTATCTACATCAAAAGGCTGATTCGTTGATTCAATGTGGCCACTATAATTGTTCGGCAATCGAACAAATCTCGAATGAATTATCAAAACGATGGCAAAATCTGATGACACATGCTGAAGATCGTCATAAATTGGTGTTGGCatccataaattttttcaaaacaatcgaACAAGTTTGTTCGGTCGTTAGTAGCCtgcaaaatgaatataaacaCGATGAAGATTTTTGTGGTGCAAGTCGATTAACGGTGATTACGCCGGAAACGATACGAAACCtggacaataatgatgaatatgcaTTAAGTTGTCAGATCAGTAAACATCATGAACAAAAAGAAGCATTTCTCAAAGCATGTACACATGCACGTAGAAATGCGGAAAATTTTCTCAAATACATTCAACGCTGCATACAATATTATTCGGCAAATTATCCCAATCAAACCTACACGAATGCCGAGAATCGTATCAAGACAATAATGGACGATCTACTAACCCAAGAGAATCGTGTATTGGAATATTGGgctgaaaagaaaaaacgtcTGGATCATTGTAAACAATACATATTGGTGGAACATAGTTCCAAACAAGCATTGAAAtggatcaatgaaaatggtcTCACATTCATACAAACTAAACAATCCTACCTTGATGAtcaaaaccaacaacaatcgttTGATCGCGAAAAATTGGAATCACtttgtattgaattcaataattttaacCATTATCTTGGTGAATGTCGTGAGAAAGTATCACTACTGTCGCAGCTATCACAGAATCTAATACAAAAACGACATACACACGAAGTTGCTATCAAAAAATGGGTCCAATTCGTCGAACAATCATATAAAGATTTCTATAAACAACTGGATCTATTTAAACAAcgattaaatgaaaaacaaacattgttcaatattgaatcagCTGCTGCATCTGCATCtgcatcatcagcaacagcagccaCTATGATTATCAAAgatccatcaccatcaattaGTGCTAATCAACAGTcatcaacaccaacaacaaatctaGTCAAAGATATTATTAGCAGCGCTAGTAGTAGCACTAGTGGTGGTAATGTTCGGAGATCGATAAGGAAGAAAGATTATATTATGGAAGAATTACTACGCACCGAACGTACCTATGTGGAAGATCTTAAGCTCTGTATCGATACATATCTACGAGAATTTCGTTTAGCTGGTGACAATCATTTGCCACCGTTTCTTCAGGGCAAAGAACGGTTACTATTTGGTAATATTGAACAAATCCATGATTTCCATAAACGGGTTTTCTTACGTGAATTGGAGAAATATGAACAAATACCGGAAGATGTTGGTCATTGTTTCGTaacatggtcatcatcatttgatatcTACGTGGAGTATTGCAAAAATAAACCCGATTCCAATCTATTGCTTGTACAATATCAGGGTAgttttttcgatgaaatcaaacaacGATATTCGATTCTACATCCAATCGATGCCTATCTGATT AAACCGGTGCAACGAATAACTAAATATCAGCTATTACTTAAGGATTTACTCAGCTGTTCGGATCCAGGCCAAGAAGGCGAAATTAAAGATGGATTAGATGTCATGTTGAATGTGCCGAAAAAAGCAAATGATGCAATGCATTTCTCAATGCTCGAAGGATATGATGTAACAATGGATCAATTGGGTGAAGTCTTACTGCAAGACGTAATGACCGTGTTTGATTCGAAATCACTATTCAAAAAAGGACGTGAACgtcgtttatttttgtttgaaaaattgttgatattttccAAAGAAATCCGCGATTCAAGTGGTAAATCCAAATATctatacaaaaataaattaatggcAAACGAAATCAATATCAACGAAACACTGGACGATTcggaattgaaattttccatttggactggcaaattatcatcaatgtctGACTATAAAATCACACTGAAAGCATCAAcattggaaacaaaacaaaattggatTCGCAAATTGAATCAGCTAAAAACGGATACATTTTTGTATTCAACGTTTTTCAAATCCAAATCTAATCAACAGAAATTGTtaaattcaacatcatcctCCTCGATCAATAATAACCACAATAATCGCTCAAGCCG tGATTttaatactgatgatgatgaatgtttgaatGTCGTTTCTAATTCAATTTCGACAAATGGCAGCAATAGTgatactcatcatcatcaaaaacatcaGCCACTgccatcctcatcatcatcatcgacaacaatgaCGGATGAAAATACATCATTAATATCGACTACAAGTTCGGGTTATAAAACTGATACTAGTGACAAG ACAATCCATGATTATGCATGGATAAAAGAAGATTTCAGTGagcaaaaaatttcatcatatgatcatcaacggCAACAATGGCCATTCTTATCAGTACGAATTGGACAAAAAGTagaaattattgaacaaCGTATACATTCCTCACCAACAACACATTTGGGTGATTTTTGTCTTGTCAAAACGATTCAAaacgaattgaatgataatcaccatcaacatcaacaattgcAAGAAGGTCTTGTACCAATCAATATATTACGATTTCCTttgcaaaaacaacaatcattatcatcaacatcctcatcatcgataaatcatcaattacaaCAACCTCAACAACGTCCATCGATTATGTCAACGATGACAACGGCCCAACCaacattcgaatcatcatcacaatcaccaacaacaactggTGAAG cTGATTCTTCCACATCCGTATTAttccatgatcatcaacatcagcaacgacaacaacaaatgaatcattcaacaaccacaacgGTCACAATGGCCGAATCAAATAGCAATACGAGTGGTGGTGGCGCAAGTGGTCAGAATAAAAAACGCGGCGTATTAAAATGGATTACAAATCCGGTACGAAAATTAAGTCAAGGTAGTAataaacagcaacaacaaccagtAGACAAATCAgcaattaatcatcataataatgataatgataataaaccgACTACGACCATGTCTACATTATCGAATACAAATAATGTGACCATAATTACACATTCCCCTACtgctaataataaacaa ATTCTACCATTATCACcaaattcatcttcatcatcgtcatcattatcatcgacaatGATACCAactaatcaaaatgaaattctcatCGATCCGACTGTATCGACGACAATGATTGTTGTCAATACAACAATAGCTAGTAatactaatgatgataataatcatgtgAATAACGCATCACCAGCTATAATAAGTGATATTAATgtcattggtggtggtggtggtggtggcaccGGTGAAGAGGATTGTGATTTAactgaaattgaaataccaccaccaatggCTGTTATACAGGAACATAATTATCAAACAATTATGTCGTCATCACAAGCAGCACAAGATTCAACAGTAATGACGATCGATAATGAACAGCCTTCATTACCAGCAAcaaaacagcagcaacaacaaggaTCAAAT attgaacaaatgatgaataggATTAGCCTTGACGATAgtcaaacacaacaacaacaacaacaacaacaagaatattctggtcgtgacgacgacgatggcgatgatgtaacgaacaaaacaatcaatgaacaaaatagcAATACATTGGACGAAGAAAAAGATCGAGCAttagaaaaaagaaaatttgttttgcttGAATTAATCGATACAGAAAGAGATTATGTACAGCATTTAGGCATGATTGTCGATGGCTATATACAAATGTTTCGCAATACAGACAACGATACTATGATACAGATCCCAGATGATCTTAAAGGTggtaaatataaaattgttTTCGGCAATCTAGAAAATATTTATGAATGGCACAAAGA TTACTTTCTACCCGAATTGGATAAATGTATTGAACAACCAGCTAGATTGGGGAAAATTTTCCGTAAATATGAACGACGTTTGAATATGTATGTTGTGTATTGCCAGAACAAACCTCTGTCCGAAGCTGTCGTTTccgatcattttgattttttcgag GATGTACGATTAAAACTTGGCCACAAATTACATTTGAGTGATTTATTAATCAAACCAGTTCAACGTATTATGAAATATCAATTGTTATTGAAAGACGTGTTACGTTGCACCGAAAAGGCCGGTATCACTGGTGAAGAGATTGATGATCTGAAAAAAGTTGTCCAAATTATGATTGTCGTACCGAAAACAGccaatgatatgatgatggtatcaAGGTTACAAAattttgatggaaaaatatcTGCTCAAGGAAAATTGCTACAACAAGGTCAACTGTTAGTTGCCGATGTCGTTATACATTATGGAACGAATCTAAACCTACAAACGGTCAAGCTCAAAGAACGACAAGTGTTTCTGtttgaacaaattattatattcagtGAACAAGTGGGCCAAAAAACACAATTTTCGAATCCGAATTATCtttataaaaatcatttacaaGTGAACAAAATGTCACTGAcggaaaaatcatcatcattggattcgAAGCAATTCTTGTTGAAATCAAAAGATCCTCAACAAGATGGTCTTGCATTTCTGTGTGAAGGCCTCACAAAAGAGGATTCAATCGAATGGGTATCCAATATACGTGCCATACTTGACACACAACAAGATTTTCTACGTGCACTTCAATCGCCTATTGCATATCAAAAAGAGCTGACCAAAGAAAT TTCTGCGCCGGAACTATGTTCATTGTGGAATCCTTCATTGAGAAAAACCTTATCACATCCACCAGCTCATATTGCTGCCAATCGAgagaaatcaaaatcatcaacatcatcgtcatcaacaacgacaccaacaacgacgacgacaatatcgacaaatggaaaatcaataaaaacatcatcatcgacactTGGTCCGACACAAACATCTAAATCCGTGCGGATTACATCcaatacaaaaattaaacatgAAAAACACCAACTACCACGAATACATAATCACCATAATGGTTCATCCAACATTGATAAATcgataatgaatcaaaatggtgatccaacatcatcatcatcttcatcatcatcgattatacAAAAACAGCCTAGTCCattcaaagaaaagaaacgttcgattattgatggattcaaaaaatcattcaaaagtAAACGTAATGATCTACTTGGTGGCGGTTGTGGTGGATtcgataaattatcatctgaTCATACAACATCTAGTCATAGTTTTGATGCTACAGCCATTGCTAAGAAAACATCATTAACAAATGAATATCTTGCCAAAATGAATCCATCAATAAGACGTTGGTCTGAACagaccactactactactactacatcatcatcatcatcatctaaatcGTCCAAATGCACATCATCGAATGCACagaacaaataa
- the mRpL40 gene encoding mitochondrial ribosomal protein L40: protein MLSIIQRSLLASSRSIHLSAISYAEPLRKKKIINPLTTKKQFERKVRRLEREINRLQAVPLKLKPILEQQLPPHVVRELDQRQRSITAEERTELHRMIIYLNKIWSIYKGLETREEMRRIKSVVDAQQKAMDILERDYPDLYKKAIEIDPNLIPYQVMNVKKHTAPNPSYQCPDGREQDTTKEWRL from the coding sequence ATGTTGTCCATAATTCAACGATCATTATTAGCATCATCAcgatcaattcatttatcagCCATATCATATGCTGAACCAttacgaaagaaaaaaatcatcaatccattgacaacaaaaaaacaattcgaaCGTAAAGTACGCCGTTTGGAACGtgaaatcaatcgattgcaAGCGGTCCCATTGAAGTTGAAACCGATTCTTGAACAACAATTGCCACCACATGTTGTACGTGAATTAgatcaacgacaacgatcAATAACGGCCGAAGAACGGACCGAATTGCAtagaatgataatttatctaAATAAAATCTGGTCCATCTATAAAGGTCTGGAAACCCGTGAAGAAATGCGGCGTATTAAATCGGTAGTGGATGCACAACAGAAAGCAATGGATATACTTGAACGTGATTATCCGGACCTATACAAAAAGGCAATCGAAATTGATCCGAATTTGATTCCATATCAGGTGATGAATGTCAAAAAACATACAGCACCTAATCCATCCTATCAATGTCCAGATGGTCGTGAACAAGATACAACAAAAGAATGGCGTCTTTAG